The Solanum lycopersicum chromosome 9, SLM_r2.1 genome window below encodes:
- the LOC138338529 gene encoding uncharacterized protein, with translation MSQAITTQALVATVKAQAMKIQANQDVSPYAHQKVNTMTSHLRDFTRMNPPTFYGYKVDEDPQEFLDEVYKVLYAMGVTSSEKIVLASYQLKDVAPTWYVQRRDNRPLRGGMITWEIFKATFLDWFFPREMREGIVMELINLCQEGKNFHEYYLEFVKISKYAPYLVSDPIDQMRRF, from the coding sequence ATGTCCCAAGCTATTACTACACAAGCACTAGTCGCAACGGTTAAAGCCCAAGCTATGAAGATTCAAGCGAATCAGGATGTTTCTCCTTATGCTCATCAAAAAGTCAATACTATGACTTCCcatctaagggacttcactcggatgaaccctcctactttctatgggtataaggttgatgaagacccccaagaattccttgatgaggtctacaaAGTGCTATATGCTATGGGGGTGACTTCAAGTGAGAAAATTGTGTTGGCctcatatcaactcaaggatgtggctccaACTTGGTATGTGCAAAGGAGGGACAATAGGCCGTTGAGGGGTGGTATGATAACATGGGAGATCTTCAAGGCAACTTTTCTGGATTggttcttccctagagagatgagggaGGGGATAGTCATGGAGCTCATCAATCTTTGCCAAGAAGGGAAGAATTTTCACGAGTACTATTTGGAATTTGTTAAGAtttccaaatatgctccttATTTAGTGTCCGATCCTATAGACCAAATGAGACGTTTTTAA